The Primulina tabacum isolate GXHZ01 chromosome 10, ASM2559414v2, whole genome shotgun sequence region GTCACATGACTTggctaaggtataactatctttgAACAAAGTAGGCAAATAAAAACCAGATTGTAATACCTTTGCTGCTGTTCTTGATGCTCCAAAGTGGCCACCATATGGTGAAGAGTGGCATTGTTCAAGAATAACTTTCGCTTCTTCCTCCGCTACGCATCTTCTAATCATCTGATCAGCACATCTCTTGAAGacgtatggatcatcccataaGTAAAACTTTGCATCGTGAAAGAACTTCGTCTTTTGGTGATAACTCAAATCTGGAGGGAGAGTACCAAAAGACAAGATATTagctatatcagcaaaccaagggagTATAGGATTTACCTCAAACAGCTGTTCATCTGGGAATGCTTCTTTTATGGTTCCTTCATCTATTTTATCTTCAAGTTCGAGCCGTGACAAGTGGTCAGCAACTTGATTTTCACACCGCTTCCTATCCTtcacttcaaaatcaaactcttggagcaataaaatccaccttatcaagcgtggttttgcatccttcttggcaaatAGGTATCAAATAGCTACATGGTCCGTTGATATAgggggattttacttgtttttcttaTCTTATTATGTcgcattgtgttgcatttatcatttagattgcatgcattttgtattattttagcataattcatgttttaatgtGTTTATGCCTCTAGTTGGTGAAAGTGCAGGTGAATCGTGCATAAACtgaaaatttgagaaaaaaaatcgaaagCCATCCGCCTGGGCGCAAATTCatatccgcccgggcgcctGAGAGCTGTGATAAAAGCAATTTTTGCGAaagtcatccgcccgggcggaaacttatgtcctcCCGGGCGCGTCAAAGAAACATGCAAATACAGAATCTGCGAAGACCATCCGCCCAGGCGAAAACTTATGCCCGCCCGGGCGCGTctctatttttggaaaaaattgtggACGATTCCTTATCTTAATTCTTAATGGAGAGGATATGGTTGGGGGGAGGCACGAAAAAGGGATCATTCCGACTTCCATTGAGCAGCCGCCACAAGCTTTGGAGAGGATTTttgcgcttggattgaagattcgaagCTTTCCAGGCGTCGTTCTTTGCAATTTTCATCAATTCTAATATTTCTAATTTAGTTTCTATCTTTTAACCATTGTTTTTCTGATTTCAatcatgaattctagtagctaaactttattatttgttgggatttaaggggatcctaccccgaactttgatttaaattaatttacatatcgatttttgatgtattcttgattatactattgtcttatcgtgttgttaaagcgtagctaactttaataacgtttttatattgcgagtgagttcgagagaataacttctgataggaacgagtagtataatccatggatctacaatttacatagatatatgaaattggatacgctcCGATAGTCATAGTCTTAAGGGTGGAAAACTAAGGGATTTCATAAATCGAAAtgcaattcactcttgataaataattaaagacatttaattacttcattgagtaaaataagtttggcatagctcgagagagtgtgttcaattgaataggaaatcctgtcggaagcatataatcattatcgaacgaattaattaattcatgaggggtaggtgaaccgaaattcccaacaaattcatttcttattgaattttactcaaccattttagacattatatttcattacttgattttgaataattttatttgcatgtttatttgattagaGTGGTAATAAACAACCaatcaattttcgttgctaaagatttaataactgaaaataataattgtcaaatagagtcttcagtggaacgatactcgtactcacgtacattatactattacttgacatcgtgcacttatgattaatttttgagcatataaaaccatatttttattaaggatttcacagtgcaagttttgctcgatcaagtttttggcgtcgttgccggggactgttaatcgacaattttattttcaattatttacttTAGCATTCTCTATTTTACTTTATTTGACACCTTCAATTTCTTCGCAGGTACCTCTCTTGTGCATGCCAAGGTCTCTAGAGTCAGAACTAGAGATATTCGATCCCGAGATTGAAATAACCTTACGCAGGAGACGACAACAGCAGAGGCTTAAAGACATAATGAACAGGAACGAACGTGAGGAGTACCATCACAAAGATCTAAGGGTCGAAGAGCCAAGGCGCATACCCATGCTTGAGTATGCGCAACCGTCACTTGATGGAACGTGTCCAAGCATAGTGCGACCAACCGTCAGGGCAAaccagtttgagatcaagccagccataattcaaatgatccagaacactgtccaatttgGGGGAAATGCGCTAGATGATCCGAACACTCACATCGCCGACTTCTtagaaatttgcgatacttttaaatttaatgggtTTTCAGATGATGCTGTTAGACTACGTTTATTTCCGTTCTCTTTGCGTGGTAAAGCTAAATCGTGGTtaaattgtttgcctgtaggttaAATCACAACTTGGGAAGATATGGCCAAGGTATTCCTCTcgaaatactttcctccatcaaaAACCATGAAGCTGCGAGCGGACATAACCACCTTCTCTCAATTTGAGTAGGAGTCACTCTATGAGGCTTGGGAATGCTACAAAGATTTATTGCGaagatgcccacatcatgagttacctcttgggttagttgtccAAACTTTTTACTATGGGTTAATTTCCTCTAACCGTACCATGATAGATGCTGCGGCGTGTGGAAATCTGTTGAGGAAAACGACCGAGGAAGGATACGAGTTACTAGAGGAGATGGCTGTTAGCAGCTATCACCCTCAATCTGAGAGGAACACTCAGCGAAGAAATGCAGGAGTACATCAGGTAACTGATTTTTCAGCTGTCACTGCACAATTAGAAGCACTTAACAGGAAAATAGACAGCATGAACGTAAACGGGACATCAATGCGCCtgcaagagatattttgtgaaaaatgcggaGGAGAACACTATGTTAAGGACTGTCAAGACAGTGGTCCTTTCTATGTGAACGAGGAGGCATCGGTGAATCAAGTGGGGGTTCAAAGCCGTCCAAGGAATGATCCTTATTCAAGTACATACCATCCTGGAGACAACACCCCAAattctcatggggtggtcaagGCAGTCAGACTCGACCACAAGGAGGACAGCAGTACAGTAAGCAACCGATGTATCGACATGAGCCTCGAGAAGAAAAGTCCAATTTGGAGCAGATGATGTCCAAGTTCATTTCAGCCACCGAAACTAGACTACAGAATCAggatgcatcgataaaggggcTAGAGAATCAGATTGGGCAGTTAGCGAAGATGATAGAAAGTATAGAGCCAGGCACCTTTCCAAGCAACACTGAGACTAACCCGAAAGAGCAAGTAAAAGCCATAGCATTGAGGAGTGGAAATGTGCTTGAAcaagaggaaaaagaaaaagaggattAAGGAAAAGAAGCGGTTGATAAGCACACAGGTAAGTTTTCTAACTCTacaccagcacccactgcacaatccAAAATTATTATACCTCCTCCTTTTCCTGCAACATTGAAAAAAGCAAAACTTGAtgcgcaattcggtaagtttctcgaggtatttaaaaaattgcacatcaatattccttttgttgatgccttgatGCAAATGCCGAGCTATGCTAAATTTCTAAAAGACATCTTAGCtaataagaggaagttggagGATAACATGACGGTAAAATTGACTGAGAATTGCTATGCATTGGTACAAAACAAGATCCCACCAAAGCTAaaggatccagggagtttttctatcccttgcatgattggtgatgttgtatttcctaaagctttatgtgatcttggtgcgagcattaatcttatgcctttatctgtattcaggaaACTTGGACTGGGGAAGCTTAAACCGACACAGATGTCCTTGCAACTAGCTGACGGATCCGTCAAACATCCACGAGGAGTCAAAGAAGATGTGTTGATAAAAGTGGGAAAGTTTACATTCCCTACAGATTTTGTGGTGATTGACATGGAAGAGGATAAggagatgcctttgattttagggagaccgttccttgcaactGACAAGGTCGTGATTGAAgtgcaagaagggaagttgagattgagagtgggaaAGGAAGAAATcacttttaatgtttttaacgcTCTTAAGCACCCACTGCACACTAATCATTGTTTTATAGTTGATTCATCGGATTCACTTGCGTGTCAATTTGTGCAGGATGCCATGAAGGATCCATTGGAAGCAACTCTCACCATTGAATTGAAGGAGGATGAACTTGATGAAGAAAAATCTATAAGAGTGGCGTACTGTGATGCCAACCATCCATGGAAGAAGCCAGAAAGGATGAAATTGGAGGACATGGGATATCAAAGAGATTTGACCCCTCATAAGTCAAGCATTGAAGAACCGCCAACACGTGAGCTCAAACCACAACCTCCACACCTGAAGTACGTGCACTTAAAGCGTACAAAGCTAGCACCCGACAAGCGCATCACGTCGAGAGAATTCAAAGAAGGTGAAGTGGTAATGCTATACAACTCCAAGCTGCGCCTGTTACCTGGCAAGCGCAAGTCAAGATGGACGGACCCTTACAAGATCACCAAAGTATTCCCCTCGGGAGTATTAACTTTGAGAGATTGGAAAAATGAGCCGTTCACAGTCCATGCTCAATGACTGAAGCATTATTTGGGTGGTGCAGTGgagccacaaattggagtcaCTCGATTCCAAAACAGTCAGAGCTGAGAGGAACTGGCAGTCAAGCTTttgactataaattgagaactaccccTCTCTTCCTCATCTTGCAGTTAATTCGATTTTATTATTTGCGTTTTTTTTAGAGTTAGTCATTCTTCTTATTTTAATGTTAGTTTTAGGCATCATCCCACCCGGAGGAGCACGAGGAGGAGGATCAGTGAGAGGGGAGTCACTTCTATCCCttcttttatttattgcatttcgtttcgttcattttatttatttctttttctaCTACATGCTTAGGGTATATTGTGTCCATTTTGTTGTGCCCTATCTGTCTTTTTGTCTATCGTCTGTTGCATTGGGGACACTGCTCGACTTTAGTATTGGGGGGTGGATGGGGCATGTCGTTTTAGTTATTTTGCATTGGTCTGTGTGTCAGCCGACAGTGTTCAAAATAGTACGCACtagccaatgatgattaagaagtgATGAGACATGCCCTGTCTGTAGTGTACTTGCACTTCTGTAGCACCTACTGTGGTAAAGACatgaagttttatttaaaacgtTGAACTTTCTTTGCACAAATgttagaactagaagcatgcatgataagatggtgaaaatttaaaactaaagtGGGGAACGAAAATGTTTGAAGACGTAAATGAAACTTGACGATATTCTCTTGAATCGAGGTATCTATTAGcatcgaaaaaaaaaagagaaagttggatatgtaaggtgtgggggagccgaataaaggaatgaaatcctattcctggctaaagttggagatgtaaggtgttggGGAACCGAATAAAGGAATGATGTAAAACATGGATTTGAATCTGAAATGAAAAGTTCTAATATAGTCTTTTCATTACTGTATTCATATTcagtaaaaaaagaaaaaaaaagagaaaaatagtTGCTGATGGATACTGAGTGCAGAGGAATAGAGGAGAGTAAGATTTACACTAACAGGCTGATTTAAATCTCTGACAATGGTTGAAAATAGATCCCTCTATCATTTGTGATGCTAGGACTAACAACACACACACGTTCAAGCTTTATTCGAAACGATGTCTAGACCAAGGGAA contains the following coding sequences:
- the LOC142504954 gene encoding uncharacterized protein LOC142504954 gives rise to the protein MCLNKRKKKKRIKEKKRLISTQQNLMRNSVSFSRKLGLGKLKPTQMSLQLADGSVKHPRGVKEDVLIKVGKFTFPTDFVVIDMEEDKEMPLILGRPFLATDKVVIEVQEGKLRLRVGKEEITFNVFNALKHPLHTNHCFIVDSSDSLACQFVQDAMKDPLEATLTIELKEDELDEEKSIRVAYCDANHPWKKPERMKLEDMGYQRDLTPHKSSIEEPPTRELKPQPPHLKYVHLKRTKLAPDKRITSREFKEGEVVMLYNSKLRLLPGKRKSRWTDPYKITKVFPSGVLTLRDWKNEPFTVHAQ